From the Roseibium salinum genome, one window contains:
- the radA gene encoding DNA repair protein RadA produces the protein MARRPTSFVCQSCGAVTAKWAGRCESCGEWNSIVEEQTSGGIGGGPGRAPRTKGRVVPLVGLTGDSREAPRIETKVAELDRVTGGGFVRGSALLVGGDPGIGKSTLLIQAAAQLARLGHKTVYISGEEAIGQVRLRAERLGLSEAPVALAAETSVEDILATLEADKPPALLILDSVQTLWTDQVDSPPGTVTQVRASAQAMVRYAKKNGTTMVLVGHVTKDGQIAGPRVVEHMVDAVLYFEGDGAHQYRILRSVKNRFGATDEIGVFEMTGKGLVEVSNPSALFLGDRNSTAPGAAVFAGLEGSRPLLIEIQALVAQSSLGTPRRAVIGWDSARLSMILAVLEARCGIRFSQHDVYLNVAGGLKINEPGADLAVAAALVSSLSGLALPSNCVYFGEVSLSGAIRPVAQAQSRLKEAEKLGFDQAYCPEGNLKDGGASSFRVTGLPELGDFVAKLSAEASASVDK, from the coding sequence ATGGCCCGACGGCCCACGTCTTTCGTCTGCCAGTCCTGCGGGGCGGTCACGGCCAAATGGGCCGGGCGCTGCGAATCCTGCGGCGAGTGGAACAGCATCGTCGAGGAACAGACCAGCGGCGGCATCGGCGGGGGTCCCGGGCGGGCCCCGCGCACCAAGGGCCGCGTCGTGCCGCTTGTGGGACTTACCGGGGATTCCCGGGAAGCGCCGCGCATCGAGACGAAGGTGGCCGAACTCGACCGGGTGACCGGCGGCGGCTTCGTGCGCGGCTCCGCGCTGCTGGTGGGCGGCGACCCGGGCATCGGCAAATCCACGCTGCTTATCCAGGCCGCAGCGCAGCTTGCCCGCCTCGGGCACAAGACCGTCTATATTTCCGGTGAGGAGGCCATCGGCCAGGTGCGGCTGCGGGCCGAAAGGCTCGGCCTTTCGGAGGCACCGGTGGCGCTGGCGGCGGAAACGAGCGTCGAGGACATCCTGGCAACGCTCGAAGCCGACAAGCCGCCGGCCCTGCTGATCCTCGATTCCGTGCAGACGCTCTGGACCGACCAGGTGGATTCGCCCCCGGGCACGGTCACCCAGGTGCGCGCCTCGGCGCAGGCGATGGTCCGCTACGCCAAGAAGAACGGCACGACGATGGTCCTGGTCGGACACGTGACCAAGGACGGCCAGATCGCCGGTCCGCGCGTCGTCGAGCATATGGTCGACGCCGTCCTCTATTTCGAAGGCGACGGCGCGCATCAGTACCGCATCCTGCGCTCGGTCAAGAACCGCTTCGGGGCGACGGACGAAATCGGCGTCTTCGAGATGACCGGCAAGGGCCTTGTCGAAGTCTCGAACCCGTCTGCCCTGTTTCTGGGCGACAGAAATTCGACGGCTCCGGGCGCGGCCGTTTTTGCGGGGCTCGAAGGGTCCCGTCCGCTGCTGATCGAAATCCAGGCGCTGGTCGCCCAGTCCTCGCTCGGCACGCCGCGCCGGGCGGTGATCGGCTGGGACAGCGCCCGCCTTTCGATGATCCTGGCGGTGCTCGAGGCCCGCTGCGGCATCCGCTTCTCCCAGCATGACGTTTACCTGAATGTGGCCGGCGGCCTCAAAATCAACGAGCCGGGAGCCGACCTTGCCGTGGCGGCGGCACTGGTCTCTTCGCTCAGCGGGCTTGCCCTTCCGTCCAATTGCGTCTATTTCGGCGAAGTCAGCTTGTCCGGGGCCATACGGCCGGTCGCCCAGGCCCAATCCAGGCTGAAGGAAGCAGAGAAACTCGGCTTCGATCAGGCTTATTGCCCGGAGGGCAACCTCAAGGACGGTGGCGCATCGTCCTTCAGGGTTACGGGCCTGCCGGAACTTGGGGACTTTGTTGCCAAACTCTCGGCGGAGGCTAGTGCTTCCGTGGACAAATGA
- a CDS encoding CvpA family protein, with the protein MPITLLDGLLLVIMFISAVLAMIRGFVREVLSIASWVAAAAAAFLLYERVLPYAKQYISHDVVALGASAAAVFLVTLVVVSYITMRISDFVLDSRIGALDRTLGFVFGAVRGLLLVVVAMMFFNWFVQPDQQPGWVLQAKSRPVLLSIGERLVAVLPEDPEKAILDKIRDSDFAGGDAGSPAEEPAYSDTERQGLEQLTSDSN; encoded by the coding sequence ATGCCGATAACGCTGCTGGACGGACTGCTTTTGGTCATCATGTTCATTTCGGCGGTCCTTGCGATGATCCGCGGGTTTGTCCGGGAAGTTCTTTCGATCGCCTCCTGGGTCGCGGCAGCTGCTGCGGCATTTTTGCTCTACGAGCGTGTACTTCCCTATGCGAAGCAATATATATCGCATGACGTGGTCGCCCTGGGCGCATCGGCCGCGGCGGTCTTTCTGGTCACGCTGGTCGTAGTCAGCTACATTACCATGCGGATTTCCGATTTCGTGCTGGACAGCCGGATCGGTGCGCTGGACCGGACACTCGGCTTTGTCTTCGGTGCCGTGCGCGGTTTGCTTCTGGTCGTCGTGGCAATGATGTTCTTCAACTGGTTCGTTCAGCCGGATCAGCAGCCGGGCTGGGTGCTGCAAGCCAAGTCGCGGCCGGTCCTGCTCTCCATCGGGGAACGTCTCGTCGCCGTGTTGCCGGAAGATCCGGAAAAGGCGATCCTCGACAAGATCCGCGACAGCGATTTCGCCGGCGGCGACGCCGGCAGTCCGGCCGAAGAGCCGGCCTATAGCGACACCGAGCGTCAGGGCCTTGAGCAGCTGACTTCGGACAGCAACTGA
- the purF gene encoding amidophosphoribosyltransferase → MTGETEVHEPFDIYDDTLREECGVFGILGHEDASALTALGLHALQHRGQEAAGIVTFDNEQFRAERHLGLVGDHFSDAETIGRLTGMAAVGHVRYSTTGETILRNVQPLFAELDGGGIAVCHNGNFTNALTIRRQLIRDGAICQSTSDSEVVLQLVARSRQGKIVDRFIEAITQMEGAYSLVALTSKKLIGARDPLGIRPLVLGDLNGAPILASETCALDIIGAKFIREVENGEVIVCTPTGIESYFPFGKRPARPCIFEYIYFSRPDSVLGGRSVYDVRREMGKQLAKETHLDADVIVPVPDSGVPAAIGYSQESGVPFELGIIRNHYVGRTFIEPTQQIRALGVKMKHSANRSQIEGKRVVLVDDSLVRGTTSVKIVQMIRDAGASEVHFRLASPPIKYSDYYGIDTPVREKLLAAKYGLEEMRAYIGADSLAFLSVDGIYRAMGYDGRDNANPQFTDHCFTGDYPTPLTDLSEDQEFVRPPRLVEVR, encoded by the coding sequence ATGACTGGCGAAACCGAAGTGCACGAACCTTTTGACATCTATGACGACACACTGCGCGAAGAGTGCGGTGTGTTCGGCATTCTGGGCCATGAGGATGCCAGCGCACTGACGGCCCTCGGCCTGCATGCCCTTCAGCACCGCGGCCAGGAAGCAGCCGGGATCGTTACCTTCGACAATGAACAGTTCCGGGCCGAACGCCACCTGGGCCTCGTCGGTGACCATTTCTCGGATGCGGAGACGATCGGCCGCCTCACCGGCATGGCCGCCGTCGGGCACGTGCGCTACTCCACGACAGGCGAAACAATCCTTCGAAATGTCCAGCCGCTGTTTGCCGAACTCGACGGCGGCGGCATAGCCGTCTGCCACAACGGCAACTTCACCAATGCGCTGACCATCCGCCGGCAATTGATCCGGGACGGAGCCATCTGCCAGTCCACATCGGACTCCGAAGTCGTGCTGCAGCTGGTTGCGCGTTCGCGCCAGGGCAAGATCGTCGACCGTTTCATCGAAGCGATCACCCAGATGGAGGGCGCCTACTCGCTGGTGGCCCTGACGTCGAAAAAGCTGATCGGCGCACGCGACCCGCTGGGGATCCGGCCGCTGGTTCTGGGCGACCTCAACGGCGCCCCGATCCTGGCATCGGAAACCTGTGCGCTCGACATCATCGGCGCGAAGTTCATCCGCGAAGTCGAAAACGGTGAAGTCATCGTCTGCACGCCGACCGGGATTGAATCCTACTTCCCATTCGGCAAGCGGCCGGCCCGCCCGTGCATCTTCGAATACATCTATTTCTCGCGGCCCGATTCCGTCCTTGGCGGCCGCAGTGTCTATGACGTGCGCCGTGAGATGGGCAAGCAACTCGCCAAGGAAACCCATCTGGACGCGGATGTGATCGTCCCCGTTCCCGACAGCGGGGTTCCGGCGGCGATCGGCTACAGCCAGGAAAGCGGCGTGCCGTTCGAACTCGGCATCATCCGCAACCACTATGTCGGCCGGACCTTCATCGAACCGACCCAGCAGATCCGTGCCCTGGGCGTGAAGATGAAACATTCGGCGAACCGCTCGCAGATTGAGGGCAAGCGGGTCGTTCTGGTCGATGACAGCCTCGTGCGCGGCACCACCTCGGTCAAGATCGTCCAGATGATCCGGGATGCGGGCGCGAGCGAAGTTCATTTCCGGCTGGCGAGCCCGCCGATCAAATATTCCGACTATTACGGCATCGACACGCCGGTGCGCGAAAAGCTCCTGGCGGCGAAATACGGCCTTGAGGAAATGCGGGCCTATATCGGCGCGGACAGCCTGGCGTTTCTGTCCGTCGACGGCATCTACAGGGCCATGGGCTATGACGGCCGCGACAATGCCAATCCGCAATTCACCGACCACTGCTTCACCGGCGACTATCCGACGCCGCTGACCGATCTTTCCGAAGACCAGGAATTTGTCAGGCCCCCACGCCTGGTGGAAGTCCGCTAA
- a CDS encoding SDR family NAD(P)-dependent oxidoreductase codes for MHKDFEGRLAVVTGASRGIGYQIAKKLGERGAHVIAIARTVGGLEDLDDEIKAAGGQATLVPLDLTDYDALDRLGAAIFERWKKLDILVGNAGVLGVLSPLGHIGPKDFEKVMAVNVTANWRLIRSLDPLLRQSDAGRALFLTAVQAHTCTAFWGLQAISKSAVEAMARTWAQESLQTPMKINLADPGPTRTGLRAKAMPGEIPENLPSPAGVADELLDLVGPEVLETGKLYDRVAREWVRP; via the coding sequence ATGCACAAAGATTTCGAAGGCCGGCTCGCGGTTGTGACCGGCGCCTCCCGGGGTATCGGCTACCAGATCGCGAAAAAGCTCGGCGAGCGCGGTGCCCATGTCATCGCGATTGCGCGAACGGTGGGCGGTCTGGAAGACCTGGATGACGAAATCAAGGCGGCAGGCGGCCAGGCCACCCTGGTTCCGCTCGACCTGACAGACTACGACGCCCTTGACCGTCTGGGCGCTGCGATCTTCGAGCGCTGGAAAAAGCTCGACATTCTGGTCGGCAATGCAGGCGTTCTCGGCGTCCTGTCGCCGCTCGGCCATATCGGCCCGAAGGACTTCGAAAAAGTCATGGCGGTGAATGTCACCGCCAACTGGCGGCTGATCCGGTCGCTGGATCCCTTACTGCGGCAATCCGATGCCGGCAGGGCGCTGTTTCTGACCGCCGTCCAGGCCCACACCTGCACCGCCTTCTGGGGCCTTCAGGCGATCAGCAAGTCAGCCGTAGAGGCAATGGCCAGGACCTGGGCGCAGGAAAGCCTTCAGACACCGATGAAAATCAACCTGGCCGACCCCGGCCCGACACGCACCGGCCTGCGGGCAAAGGCGATGCCGGGCGAAATCCCGGAGAACCTTCCCTCGCCGGCCGGCGTCGCGGACGAGCTTCTGGACCTTGTCGGACCGGAGGTGCTGGAAACCGGCAAGCTCTATGACCGCGTCGCCCGGGAGTGGGTCCGGCCATAA
- a CDS encoding glutathione S-transferase family protein: MADLILTTFDWVPELPRGYVRDIRVRWALEEAGLPYRVESVPFRDRNGGHFARQPFGQVPWLTDGDMSIFESGAILLHLGNRSDALLPADPRARSEAIEWLFAALNSVEMASLPWSIFVFSGFNDDTPGWNRLDGFLGARLQHLEPVLAEREWLAGSFSVADILMADVLRLVDRFERLAGHPACRDYLARATSRPGFLKAHADQMAHFAAAD; this comes from the coding sequence ATGGCCGACCTGATCCTCACCACCTTCGACTGGGTTCCCGAGCTGCCGCGCGGCTATGTGCGCGACATACGCGTGCGTTGGGCGCTGGAAGAAGCGGGATTGCCTTATCGCGTCGAGAGCGTCCCGTTTCGCGATCGCAACGGCGGGCATTTCGCGCGGCAGCCATTCGGGCAGGTGCCGTGGCTGACCGATGGAGACATGTCGATCTTCGAGAGCGGCGCGATCCTGCTTCATCTGGGCAATCGCAGCGACGCCTTGCTGCCTGCCGATCCTCGCGCCCGCAGCGAGGCTATCGAATGGCTGTTCGCAGCCCTCAATTCCGTCGAGATGGCGAGCCTACCCTGGTCGATATTCGTGTTTTCCGGTTTCAACGACGATACGCCGGGGTGGAACCGGCTGGACGGCTTCCTGGGAGCCCGGCTCCAGCACCTGGAGCCGGTGCTGGCGGAACGCGAATGGCTGGCCGGATCCTTTTCCGTCGCCGATATCCTGATGGCGGACGTATTGCGCCTTGTCGACCGGTTCGAGCGGCTGGCCGGACACCCGGCCTGCCGAGATTATCTCGCCCGCGCCACGTCCCGCCCGGGCTTTCTCAAGGCACATGCAGACCAGATGGCGCATTTTGCTGCGGCAGACTGA
- a CDS encoding HAD family hydrolase has translation MRNDIKAIAWDFDGVLNRNIVNGRFLWSQTLEADLGISVEKFQEGIFGEQFMPVITGERDLEAHVQDWLDLNGHGVKASTLLDYWFAKDDLQDPLTCGLLDQLAERDILQVIATNNEARRAAYIEHQSGFGKRVSHIFSSGRIGRAKPDAAFFEHVTDMIGVAPHEVLLIDDSATNVRTAEALGWKGSCFSEETRTELAFYLGL, from the coding sequence ATGCGGAACGACATCAAGGCGATCGCCTGGGATTTCGACGGCGTTCTCAACCGGAATATCGTCAATGGGCGGTTTCTATGGTCGCAGACGCTTGAAGCGGATCTCGGAATTTCAGTTGAGAAATTCCAGGAGGGCATTTTCGGCGAGCAATTCATGCCGGTTATCACGGGCGAGCGCGACCTGGAGGCCCATGTGCAGGACTGGCTGGACCTGAACGGTCACGGGGTCAAAGCGTCCACCCTTCTCGATTACTGGTTCGCCAAGGACGATCTGCAGGATCCGCTTACCTGCGGATTGCTGGATCAACTGGCAGAGCGGGACATTCTTCAGGTGATTGCGACCAATAATGAAGCCCGACGGGCGGCCTATATCGAACACCAGTCGGGGTTCGGCAAACGCGTCAGCCACATCTTTTCATCGGGCCGGATAGGACGCGCAAAGCCCGATGCAGCCTTTTTCGAGCACGTCACCGATATGATCGGCGTTGCTCCTCACGAAGTCCTGTTGATCGACGACAGCGCCACGAACGTGCGGACGGCCGAAGCGCTCGGCTGGAAGGGGTCTTGCTTCTCTGAAGAGACCCGCACGGAGCTTGCATTTTATCTCGGCCTTTGA
- a CDS encoding inositol monophosphatase family protein has translation MHIDRLEFAVSLAEKAGKLGMEYFRKLDTLNVTQKGHQDLVSEADRNVETLIRQEFAKAYPEDGILGEEHGMEEGSSGYTWVTDPIDGTANFVTGIPQWCVIIACVHQGQVIVGVIHDPVAGETFKAAAGQGAFLNGKPIRTSTSESLSTGSVGVGFNGRTAITDAVNVVGALVSKGGVFFRNASGGLMLAYAASGRLIGYVESHMNAWDCLAGMLIAKEAGGMVMEQDINNALYHGARIVVGAPGVFNDLMEIAESSFSPLEVA, from the coding sequence ATGCATATCGACCGGCTGGAATTCGCCGTCTCGCTTGCTGAGAAGGCCGGAAAGCTCGGAATGGAGTATTTCCGCAAGCTGGACACCCTGAACGTGACCCAGAAGGGCCATCAGGATCTTGTGTCCGAAGCCGATCGAAACGTGGAAACACTCATCCGCCAGGAGTTTGCAAAGGCTTATCCCGAGGACGGCATCCTTGGCGAAGAGCATGGCATGGAAGAAGGCAGTTCGGGCTACACCTGGGTGACGGACCCGATCGACGGTACAGCCAATTTCGTCACAGGCATCCCCCAGTGGTGCGTGATCATCGCCTGTGTCCACCAGGGCCAGGTGATCGTCGGCGTCATCCACGATCCGGTTGCCGGGGAGACCTTCAAGGCGGCCGCCGGTCAGGGCGCGTTCCTGAATGGCAAGCCGATCCGGACCTCGACAAGCGAGAGCCTTTCCACCGGGTCCGTCGGCGTCGGCTTCAACGGCCGTACCGCCATCACGGATGCCGTGAACGTCGTCGGTGCACTGGTTTCCAAAGGCGGCGTGTTCTTCCGGAATGCATCCGGCGGCCTGATGCTGGCCTATGCAGCCTCCGGCCGTCTGATCGGCTACGTGGAAAGCCACATGAACGCCTGGGACTGCCTCGCGGGCATGCTGATCGCCAAGGAAGCCGGCGGCATGGTCATGGAGCAGGACATCAACAACGCGCTCTATCACGGCGCCCGCATCGTCGTCGGCGCCCCTGGCGTATTCAACGACCTGATGGAAATCGCCGAAAGCTCCTTCTCGCCGCTGGAAGTTGCGTAA
- the der gene encoding ribosome biogenesis GTPase Der, translated as MGATVAIIGRPNVGKSTLFNRLVGKRLALVDDTPGVTRDRRPGEARLGDLRFTIVDTAGLEDADKESLAGRMRRQTEEAIEAADAVLFVIDARAGVTPLDAHFAEVARKTTRPVILLANKAEGRAGEGGLYESYSLGLGEPIAISAEHGEGLADLYEALKPHVDRVDHEEEAKREEAITNVDVDEDGEIVEDEVPVGTPERPLRVAIVGRPNAGKSTLINKFLGEDRMLTGPEAGITRDSISVDWTWRDRHIKLFDTAGIRRKARVQEKLEKLSVADALRAIKFAEVVVITLDATMSFEKQDLQIIDLVAREGRALVVAINKWDLIEDREAAWKKIRDANERYFNQIRGVQIVTLSGLQGQGTDRLIESVFIAYEAWNSRVSTAKLNRWLDKVTANHPPPAVAGRRVRLRYMTQPKTRPPHFVAFCSRPEQLPESYTRYLINSLRQSFNIHGTPIRLSYRKGENPYAPKRKRG; from the coding sequence GTGGGCGCCACAGTCGCCATTATCGGACGGCCGAATGTCGGCAAGTCCACGCTATTCAATCGCCTGGTCGGCAAACGCCTGGCACTGGTTGACGACACACCGGGTGTGACGCGCGACCGGCGGCCGGGCGAAGCCCGCCTGGGCGATTTGCGCTTCACCATCGTCGATACGGCGGGCCTGGAAGATGCGGACAAGGAGTCGCTCGCAGGGCGCATGCGCCGCCAGACCGAAGAAGCGATCGAGGCCGCGGATGCGGTCCTGTTCGTGATCGATGCCCGTGCCGGCGTCACACCGCTGGACGCGCATTTTGCCGAAGTGGCGCGCAAGACCACCCGCCCGGTGATCCTGCTCGCCAACAAGGCGGAAGGCCGGGCCGGGGAAGGCGGCCTCTATGAATCCTATTCCCTCGGCCTCGGCGAACCGATCGCCATTTCCGCGGAACATGGCGAAGGCCTGGCGGACCTCTACGAGGCGCTGAAGCCGCATGTCGATCGTGTCGACCACGAGGAAGAGGCAAAGCGCGAAGAAGCCATCACCAATGTCGATGTCGACGAGGACGGCGAAATCGTCGAGGACGAGGTTCCCGTCGGCACGCCCGAAAGACCGCTGCGCGTCGCGATCGTCGGCCGGCCGAATGCGGGCAAGTCGACGCTGATCAACAAGTTTCTGGGCGAAGACCGCATGCTGACCGGTCCGGAGGCGGGCATCACGCGCGACTCCATCTCCGTCGACTGGACCTGGCGCGACCGGCATATCAAGCTGTTCGACACGGCCGGTATCCGCAGGAAGGCCCGTGTGCAGGAGAAGCTCGAAAAGCTCTCCGTGGCCGACGCCCTGCGCGCGATCAAGTTTGCCGAAGTGGTCGTGATCACGCTCGACGCCACCATGTCCTTCGAGAAACAGGATCTGCAGATCATCGACCTGGTCGCCCGCGAGGGCAGGGCCCTGGTTGTCGCGATCAACAAGTGGGATCTGATCGAGGACCGGGAAGCGGCCTGGAAGAAGATCCGCGACGCAAACGAGCGCTATTTCAACCAGATCCGGGGCGTTCAGATCGTGACGCTGTCGGGCCTTCAGGGGCAGGGGACCGATCGCCTGATCGAGAGCGTCTTTATCGCCTATGAAGCCTGGAACTCGCGCGTATCGACCGCCAAGCTGAACCGCTGGCTGGACAAGGTGACGGCAAACCACCCGCCACCGGCTGTCGCCGGCCGCCGGGTGCGCCTGCGCTACATGACGCAGCCGAAAACCCGTCCGCCGCATTTCGTGGCCTTCTGTTCCCGGCCGGAGCAACTTCCGGAGAGCTATACGCGATATCTGATCAATTCGCTCCGGCAGTCCTTCAACATTCACGGTACGCCGATCCGGCTGTCCTACCGGAAGGGCGAGAACCCGTACGCTCCGAAGCGGAAACGGGGCTAA
- a CDS encoding PQQ-binding-like beta-propeller repeat protein has translation MSFGTVSSCRRGLLGALVLSLALTGCGSVSDFTESVNPFGREKILPGDREPVFAGADPAAEVLGQAAKVGPATGGQSWTTAGGGLSNDPGNIAISVSGNRAWRTSLGASGRGLTTASLRVSSRPVSDGSRIFVYKPNGEVVALSTSGGRLWTQNLRPEGERDVGPGGGVAVDGGVVYAATSYRKLVAMDAGSGQIIWTAELDTPARGAPVAGAGHVFVVSQSNEVYALSQSDGSVAWTYAGIEQTAGLLSAANPAISGNRVIVPFSSGEIMAIDIKTGEPVWVDGVAQSYRTLAVSGLADVSASPVVAGNTVYATGVAGRTVAVDVRTGQRRWEQDLGSVHTPVVSGSTLFMVDLDDRMVALSLQSGETLWATSLPRPEKKKRRRNWAGPILANGTLVAFSSDGQIVMVDSASGKIMLSQRTNTDVYVTPIAAGGRVIVLSGDDGIAAFN, from the coding sequence GTGAGTTTTGGGACCGTTTCTTCCTGTCGACGCGGGCTTCTGGGCGCTCTCGTCCTGTCTCTTGCCCTGACCGGCTGCGGGTCGGTGAGTGATTTCACCGAAAGCGTGAATCCCTTCGGCCGCGAAAAGATCCTGCCTGGAGATCGCGAACCGGTTTTCGCCGGTGCGGATCCGGCCGCGGAAGTCCTCGGCCAGGCGGCAAAGGTCGGCCCGGCAACCGGCGGCCAGAGCTGGACGACTGCCGGCGGGGGACTGTCCAACGATCCGGGCAACATTGCGATTTCCGTCTCCGGGAACAGGGCATGGCGTACCAGCCTTGGCGCGTCGGGGCGCGGCCTCACAACCGCGTCCTTGCGCGTTTCTTCCCGTCCGGTCAGCGACGGCAGCCGGATCTTCGTCTATAAGCCCAACGGCGAAGTCGTGGCACTCTCGACCAGCGGAGGCCGGCTGTGGACACAGAACCTGCGTCCGGAAGGCGAGCGCGATGTGGGTCCCGGCGGCGGTGTCGCCGTTGACGGCGGCGTTGTTTATGCGGCGACCAGCTACAGGAAGCTCGTCGCGATGGATGCCGGATCGGGTCAGATTATCTGGACCGCCGAACTGGACACGCCCGCACGCGGCGCCCCAGTTGCCGGTGCCGGGCATGTCTTCGTGGTCTCCCAATCCAACGAGGTCTACGCCCTCTCGCAGTCCGACGGCTCCGTTGCGTGGACTTATGCGGGTATCGAGCAAACGGCGGGGCTTCTGTCGGCCGCCAATCCGGCGATTTCCGGAAATCGTGTGATCGTTCCGTTCTCGTCCGGCGAAATCATGGCGATCGACATCAAGACCGGTGAACCGGTATGGGTCGACGGCGTTGCGCAGAGTTACCGCACGCTTGCCGTTTCCGGGCTGGCGGATGTCTCGGCGAGCCCGGTCGTTGCCGGCAACACGGTCTATGCGACGGGCGTTGCGGGCCGCACGGTGGCCGTCGATGTTCGCACCGGCCAGCGCCGTTGGGAACAGGATCTCGGCAGCGTGCACACGCCGGTCGTTTCCGGAAGTACCCTGTTCATGGTCGATCTGGATGACCGCATGGTGGCGCTCAGCCTCCAGTCCGGGGAAACCCTTTGGGCGACCTCGCTGCCGCGTCCGGAGAAGAAGAAACGCCGCCGCAACTGGGCCGGACCGATCCTGGCGAACGGCACGCTCGTTGCATTTTCCAGTGACGGCCAGATCGTCATGGTCGATTCAGCCTCTGGCAAGATCATGCTGTCGCAGCGGACCAATACGGATGTCTACGTGACGCCGATCGCGGCTGGTGGCCGGGTGATCGTCCTCAGCGGAGACGACGGCATCGCCGCCTTTAACTAG
- a CDS encoding tetratricopeptide repeat protein has translation MTDIFREVDEDIRQEKFRRLWDRFGPWLIGLAVLIVIGTGGYRGWIYWQETQSRSAGDKFFEAVRLSEAQNYQEAAEMYGELEGALGGYPALAQMRRATDLANASQNEEALAEFDALSADSSLRDALRNAAALRAGYLAVDLEDYAGVADRVEKLTGDTGSFRAAARELLALSAWKNGDIETAQQWITALEEDPETPSEVSRRVSLLADVIRANNGEAKADSEGNN, from the coding sequence ATGACTGATATTTTTCGTGAAGTCGATGAAGATATCCGCCAGGAAAAATTCCGTCGGCTCTGGGACCGTTTCGGTCCGTGGTTGATCGGTCTTGCGGTTTTGATTGTGATTGGCACCGGCGGCTACCGCGGCTGGATCTATTGGCAGGAAACCCAGTCTCGCAGCGCGGGCGACAAGTTCTTTGAAGCGGTCAGGCTGTCTGAAGCGCAGAACTATCAGGAAGCGGCCGAAATGTATGGCGAGCTTGAGGGCGCGCTCGGCGGTTACCCGGCACTGGCGCAAATGCGGCGTGCCACCGATCTTGCAAATGCCAGCCAGAACGAGGAAGCCCTTGCCGAATTCGACGCTCTGTCCGCCGACAGCAGCCTGAGGGATGCCTTGCGGAACGCCGCTGCGCTTCGCGCCGGATATCTGGCGGTTGACCTGGAAGATTATGCGGGCGTTGCCGACCGGGTGGAGAAACTGACCGGCGACACCGGGTCCTTCCGCGCGGCAGCACGTGAACTTCTTGCTCTAAGCGCTTGGAAAAACGGCGATATTGAAACCGCACAGCAATGGATTACCGCGCTTGAGGAAGATCCGGAAACGCCGAGCGAAGTGAGCCGCCGGGTTTCCCTTCTGGCCGACGTCATCCGCGCCAACAACGGCGAAGCAAAAGCGGACAGTGAAGGGAATAATTAA
- a CDS encoding NnrU family protein, whose product MILLVVGLILFLGIHIVPMFPAQRAALVSRLGENGCKGLFTLVAAVGLGLVIYGYGVARFEGSPQIYDPPAWLRHVTMLLMVPVFIFLVAAYVPSRIRNALKHPMLVAVKLWALAHLLGNGDLASVLLFGGFFAWAVADRISVKRRGPGAGQPDFAAGNPGKYSDVVVILIGLVLYGLFAWKLHTLLIGVPVA is encoded by the coding sequence ATGATCTTGTTGGTTGTCGGATTGATTCTGTTTTTGGGAATCCACATTGTGCCGATGTTTCCGGCTCAACGGGCCGCTCTTGTGTCGAGGCTCGGAGAAAACGGCTGCAAGGGGCTTTTTACGCTCGTTGCCGCCGTCGGGCTGGGGCTCGTCATCTACGGATACGGGGTTGCGCGCTTCGAAGGCTCTCCGCAGATTTACGATCCGCCCGCATGGCTGCGCCACGTCACCATGCTGTTGATGGTGCCGGTGTTCATCTTTCTCGTTGCGGCCTATGTTCCCAGCCGCATCAGGAACGCGCTCAAGCATCCGATGCTGGTCGCGGTCAAGCTCTGGGCGTTGGCCCACCTGCTTGGGAACGGAGACCTGGCGTCGGTCCTGCTGTTCGGCGGTTTCTTCGCCTGGGCGGTTGCGGACCGGATTTCCGTGAAGCGCCGCGGACCAGGGGCGGGGCAGCCCGATTTTGCCGCCGGGAATCCTGGCAAATACTCGGATGTCGTGGTGATTCTGATAGGGCTGGTCCTCTATGGCCTCTTCGCCTGGAAGCTGCATACGCTTCTCATCGGTGTGCCAGTCGCCTGA